From a region of the Chlorocebus sabaeus isolate Y175 chromosome 23, mChlSab1.0.hap1, whole genome shotgun sequence genome:
- the LOC119618234 gene encoding uncharacterized protein, with amino-acid sequence MGGDAPRPASPGEVSPDCSLRSARPVSPERAPRTQAQSPREGREAGGGRGGRGRRGGARRGEGGERGEDGDGGEAGRGGAEGGELGLGAEGGDGGDGGEAGRGGARRGEAGRGGARGASGDSGPRGAVGARRGGARWGRGEAGRGGAEGGEGGERRAARSRREPSLLKAAAGEMRPARTKGGTQKTPQERLGSGDHSGEAPLRIRVYRPGGLRPGARGRGSGCEHRGWCSDGESTVLMRWALGWNPRLPLTPRRPGQLQRPPWTSRETREELTWRSRGPLGAPGESVRLWTAAQGFICFRRGNTAP; translated from the exons ATGGGGGgcgatg CGCCTCGCCCGGCCTCGCCCGGTGAAGTCAGCCCTGACTGCAGCCTGCGGAGCGCCCGCCCGGTGTCCCCGGAGAGGGCGCCTCGGACGCAAGCGCAGAGCCCCAGGGAGGGGCGGGAAGCCGGAGGAGGGCGAGGGGGCCGAGGACGGCGAGGGGGGGCGAGGCGGGGCGAGGGGGGCGAGAGGGGCGAGGACGGCGATGGGGGCGAGGCGGGGCGAGGCGGGGCCGAGGGGGGCGAGCTGGGACTCGGGGCCGAGGGGGGCGATGGGGGCGATGGGGGCGAGGCGGGGCGAGGCGGGGCGAGGCGGGGCGAGGCGGGGCGAGGCGGGGCGAGAGGGGCGAGCGGGGACTCGGGGCCGAGGGGGGCGGTGGGGGCGAGGCGAGGCGGGGCGAGGTGGGGGCGAGGCGAGGCGGGGCGAGGCGGGGCCGAGGGGGGCGAGGGGGGCGAGCGCCGGGCAGCCCGCAGCCGGAGAGAGCCGTCCCTCCTGAAGGCCGCGGCAGGTGAAATGAGACCAGCGCGGACAAAGGGCGGGACGCAGAAGACTCCTCAGGAGCGACTTGGGAGCGGAGACCACTCTGGGGAAGCTCCGCTTCGGATCCGCGTCTACAGACCCGGCGGCCTCAGACCGGGCGCCCGGGGAAGAGGCAGCGGCTGTGAGCACCGCG GCTGGTGCTCAGATGGTGAGAGCACAGTGCTGATGAGGTGGGCCCTGGGGTGGAACCCACGGTTGCCTCTGACTCCCAGGAGACCTGGCCAGCTACAGCGGCCCCCGTGGACCagcagagagacaagagaggagCTGACATGGAGGAGCCGAGGCCCACTGGGGGCTCCTGGAGAGTCCGTCCGCCTGTGGACAGCAGCTCAGGGCTTCATCTGCTTCCGGAGAGGAAACACCGCTCCCTAG